In the Sinomonas cyclohexanicum genome, GGAAGCCGGCATCGCGGAAGGCCGCGGCAGTCGCCTTCGCCATGCCGCCCGATCCGCGGAGGAGGACGGACCACTCGGGCGAGAGGGCGCCGTCGTGCCCGCCCTGCCGTGCGCGGGTGATGAGCTGTGCGATCGCGGTGTAGTCCGTGTTGTAGGCGGTGAGCACGCCGGAGTCATTGACGATCGTGTTGACCGAGTCGATCGCGGCCGCTGAGCCGTCCATGCGGTCCACGAGGGCGATCACCTCCTCCTTGTACGGCATCGACACGGCAGCGCCGCGGATGCCGAGGCCCCGCACCCCCGCGATCGCCTGGGCGAGGTCCGTGGGCGCGAAGGCCTTGTAGATCCAGTTCAGGCCGAGGGCCTCGTACAGGTAGTTGTGGAAGCGCGTCCCGTTGTTGCTCGGCCGGGCCGAGAGGGAGATGCACAGGGTCATGTCTTTGTTGAGGATCGGCACGGCACCAAGGCTAGTGCCGCGCCGGTCCCCACGCCGACCCTGTGGCCTCCGGGTCAGCCCTGACGCGCCTTCATACGGGGGTTCTTCTTGTTGATGACGAACGTCCTGCCGCGGCGGCGGACGATCTGTGCCCCCGGCGCGTTCTTGAGCGCACGCAGGGAATTGCGGACCTTCATGGTGCTCCTTTCCTCGATTCGATGAGAACCATTTTCGATAACAAGGGGTAGCCGCGTCTCATTCCCGCGGTGTCCAATGGGATCATGCTGAACCAGGCTCCCCCACGAGTGGACGTCGACGAGTTCTCCACGAACGCCGCCCTCATCGACGGGATCCGGCGCCACGGCGCCAGCTGGGCCTCGGGCGAGCTTGCCGCGGTCGGCCGCCTCGTCGGCTCGGCCGAGTTCGCCGCCAACGCGCGCCTGGCCAACGAGCACCCGCCCGCGCTCCACGTCCTCGACCGCTACGGCGAGCGGCTCGACGAGGTCGAGTACCACCCGGCCTACCACCACGTCGTCGCGGACGCGGTGGCGCACGGGGCCCACACGTCGGCGTGGGCGGACCCCCGCCCGGGCGCGCACGTCGCGAGGGCGGCCGCGTTCATGCTGTTCGCGCAGGTCGAGCCCGGGCACGCGTGTCCGGTCTCGATGACCCACGCCGCGGTGCCCGCCCTGTCGCGGCAGCCCGACGTCGCCCGCGTCTGGCTCCCCCGCCTCTACGGCGACGGGTACGAGCCGCGGCTCGTACCCGCGGGCCGCAAGCCCGGCGCCCTGGTGGGGATGGCGATGACCGAGCGGCAGGGCGGCTCCGACGTCCGGGCCAACACGACGGCAGCACGGGACCTCGGCGACGGGACCGCCCTGATCACGGGCGCCAAGTGGTTCTGCTCGGCGCCCATGAGCGACGCGTTCCTGGTCCTTGCCCGGGAGCCCGAAGGGCTCTCGTGCTTCCTGGTCCCGCGCGTTCTGGAGGACGGGACGAGGAACCAGTTCCGGCTCGTGCGGCTCAAGTCGAAGCTCGGGAACCGGGCCAACGCCTCGGCCGAGGTCGAGTTCGAGGACACGCTCGGGTGGCGGCTCGGCGACGCCGGACGCGGCGTCCGCACCATCATCGAGATGGTCCACGAGACCCGCCTCGACTGCATCCTCGGCACGGCGGCCGGCATGCGCCAGGCCGTCGCGGAGGCCGTCTGGCACGCGCG is a window encoding:
- the ykgO gene encoding type B 50S ribosomal protein L36 gives rise to the protein MKVRNSLRALKNAPGAQIVRRRGRTFVINKKNPRMKARQG
- a CDS encoding shikimate 5-dehydrogenase, whose translation is MTLCISLSARPSNNGTRFHNYLYEALGLNWIYKAFAPTDLAQAIAGVRGLGIRGAAVSMPYKEEVIALVDRMDGSAAAIDSVNTIVNDSGVLTAYNTDYTAIAQLITRARQGGHDGALSPEWSVLLRGSGGMAKATAAAFRDAGFRNVTIVARNEAAGRALADLYGFAWQAELGDDTADVLVNVTPIGMAGGPDADSLSFPQAAVDAARLVFDVVALPAETPLIRAARAAGKPVISGAEVMTIQALEQFVLYTGMRPSDEQVRAAEEFMRAQ
- a CDS encoding acyl-CoA dehydrogenase family protein, whose product is MLNQAPPRVDVDEFSTNAALIDGIRRHGASWASGELAAVGRLVGSAEFAANARLANEHPPALHVLDRYGERLDEVEYHPAYHHVVADAVAHGAHTSAWADPRPGAHVARAAAFMLFAQVEPGHACPVSMTHAAVPALSRQPDVARVWLPRLYGDGYEPRLVPAGRKPGALVGMAMTERQGGSDVRANTTAARDLGDGTALITGAKWFCSAPMSDAFLVLAREPEGLSCFLVPRVLEDGTRNQFRLVRLKSKLGNRANASAEVEFEDTLGWRLGDAGRGVRTIIEMVHETRLDCILGTAAGMRQAVAEAVWHARHRRAFGRLLVDQPAMAAVLADLALEYEAAAALGLRLAAADDAVWLAGVVRAPDASREQAFARIATAVGKYWVCKRGPGHAAEALECLGGNGYTEDFPLAMRYREQPVMAIWEGSGNVVALDVLRALTREPEATEALGEELERHRGADAALDAHLEQALALMADAAREPDEAQAWARRLAETLALALQATLLLDGEPAVAEAFIAARLGPGRSLGYGCLPDSARIGAILNRA